The Sandaracinaceae bacterium genome contains a region encoding:
- a CDS encoding LysR family transcriptional regulator gives MSRSALSALNLNSLVALDALLSECNVTRAARRVGITQPAMSQTLARLRELFDDPILVRSGRGMKRSPRADAMLAPLSEALQAVEHAVQLGMRFDPKTSTRVFRMAMTDLHLAVTLPEVLRVIAKVAPGVRIEAQAITMRGLSERIAAGVVDLALGFLLSVGEKLRSEQLVAERYVCLVRAGHPLVKRKRVSLADYGRHQHLANTPLEFVPAGMSGLSYGSGARSGIRAALPSLLALPAIVRATDLVATVPRTTLAAPIDFTDVVTLDAPKELPDAVHSIWWHDRFDRDPAHEWLRDVVRTAALATIERS, from the coding sequence ATGAGCCGCAGCGCCCTCTCCGCACTGAACCTCAACTCGCTGGTGGCGCTCGACGCGCTGCTGAGCGAGTGCAACGTGACGCGCGCGGCCCGGCGGGTGGGCATCACGCAGCCCGCCATGAGCCAGACGCTGGCGCGGCTGCGCGAGCTGTTCGACGACCCGATCCTGGTGCGCAGCGGGCGGGGCATGAAGCGCTCGCCGCGCGCGGACGCGATGCTGGCGCCGCTGTCGGAGGCCCTCCAGGCCGTGGAGCACGCCGTGCAGCTGGGCATGCGCTTCGACCCCAAGACCTCGACTCGCGTGTTCCGCATGGCCATGACCGACCTGCACCTGGCCGTCACCCTGCCCGAGGTGCTGCGGGTGATCGCCAAGGTCGCGCCGGGGGTGCGCATCGAGGCGCAGGCCATCACCATGCGCGGGCTGTCCGAGCGCATCGCGGCGGGCGTGGTGGACCTGGCGCTGGGGTTCCTGCTGAGCGTGGGCGAGAAGCTGCGGAGCGAGCAGCTGGTGGCGGAGCGCTACGTGTGCCTGGTGCGCGCGGGGCACCCGCTGGTGAAGCGCAAGCGCGTGTCGCTCGCCGACTACGGCCGCCACCAGCACCTGGCCAACACCCCGCTCGAGTTCGTCCCCGCGGGTATGTCCGGGCTGTCCTATGGCTCCGGCGCGCGCAGCGGCATCCGCGCCGCCCTGCCCTCGCTGCTGGCCCTGCCCGCCATCGTGCGCGCCACGGACCTGGTCGCGACGGTGCCGCGCACCACGCTGGCCGCGCCGATCGACTTCACGGACGTGGTCACCCTCGACGCCCCCAAGGAGCTGCCCGACGCGGTGCACTCCATCTGGTGGCACGACCGCTTCGACCGCGACCCGGCACACGAGTGGCTGCGCGACGTGGTGCGCACAGCGGCGCTGGCGACGATCGAGCGCTCGTGA
- a CDS encoding ADP-ribosylglycohydrolase family protein: MHTPTPAAAPERARGALIGALVGDAWGRPYEGTAVSDAARILAEFARRRDAPGTLGHSDDGEMTLALLESLQFDGALDQEHFVRLMSFTHEPARGYGKGVRSVFRAVRGRVPWQEATTSFWVDGSRGNGAAARVASVAALHAGASEAHVVELARRSAVVTHAHPEAVDGAVVIAVATHAAVRTAERAAVTDAATRHAGSLVSVVAQVGALRDSTPAEVARQIGNDVLASRSVGSALWALHTSASFEGAIINALSLGGDTDTIACMTGAIAGGFYGADAIPTSWQLALEPEARRTLARVP; the protein is encoded by the coding sequence ATGCACACCCCAACGCCTGCGGCAGCGCCCGAGCGCGCGCGTGGCGCCCTGATCGGCGCGCTCGTGGGCGACGCGTGGGGCCGGCCCTACGAGGGGACGGCGGTGTCGGACGCCGCCCGGATCCTCGCGGAGTTCGCGCGACGGCGAGACGCGCCCGGGACGCTGGGCCACAGCGACGACGGCGAGATGACCCTGGCGCTGCTCGAGTCGCTGCAGTTCGACGGAGCGCTGGACCAAGAACACTTCGTGCGGCTGATGAGCTTCACCCACGAGCCGGCGCGAGGCTACGGCAAGGGCGTTCGGAGCGTGTTTCGCGCCGTGCGAGGCCGCGTCCCGTGGCAAGAGGCCACGACGAGCTTCTGGGTGGACGGCTCACGCGGGAACGGCGCGGCAGCGCGGGTCGCGTCTGTTGCGGCCCTCCACGCAGGCGCAAGCGAGGCACACGTCGTGGAGCTGGCGCGCCGGAGCGCCGTAGTGACCCACGCGCACCCGGAGGCGGTGGACGGTGCGGTGGTCATCGCGGTGGCCACGCACGCGGCCGTACGCACGGCAGAGCGCGCCGCTGTCACGGATGCCGCGACGCGACATGCTGGGTCGCTCGTGAGCGTGGTCGCGCAAGTGGGTGCGTTGCGCGACAGCACGCCCGCAGAGGTCGCCAGACAGATCGGGAACGATGTCCTCGCCTCGCGCTCGGTGGGGTCTGCCCTCTGGGCGCTTCACACGAGCGCGTCCTTCGAGGGCGCCATCATCAACGCGCTCTCTCTTGGCGGCGATACGGACACGATTGCCTGCATGACTGGCGCCATCGCCGGCGGGTTCTACGGAGCCGACGCGATCCCGACCTCGTGGCAGCTGGCGCTCGAACCAGAAGCGCGGCGGACGCTCGCACGCGTCCCGTGA
- a CDS encoding alpha/beta hydrolase, which produces MARTYTPDPDTITLHANGIDFACLSWGEGPLVVLVHGFPDTARTWDLVGPRIAALGFRVLAPYTRGIAPSSAPADGDYASDTLGRDILALIEAAGEQQAIVVGHDFGASAAYSAAGLGSDKVRKLVTVAIPHPASIKPSLGKVWKVRHFMTHRLPGAAKRFAANDFAELRVLYERWSPGFAWPDAEFEAAKNSYSAPGGTQRALDYYKFITPKPPAGHLVRLPMPSLVIGGHTDGAMKAEDFEGCKGRFTGPIEVAMVPGGHFLHREHPEEFLAVLLPFLKEGA; this is translated from the coding sequence ATGGCCCGCACCTACACGCCCGACCCCGACACCATCACCCTGCACGCCAACGGCATCGACTTCGCCTGCCTGAGCTGGGGCGAGGGACCGCTGGTGGTGCTGGTGCACGGCTTCCCCGACACCGCGCGCACCTGGGACCTGGTGGGCCCGCGCATCGCAGCGCTCGGCTTCCGCGTGCTGGCGCCCTACACCCGCGGCATCGCACCCAGCTCCGCGCCCGCCGACGGCGACTACGCCAGCGACACGCTGGGCCGCGACATCCTCGCGCTCATCGAAGCCGCAGGCGAGCAGCAGGCCATCGTCGTGGGCCACGACTTCGGGGCCAGCGCGGCCTACTCGGCAGCGGGCCTCGGCTCCGACAAGGTGCGCAAGCTGGTCACCGTGGCCATCCCGCACCCCGCCTCCATCAAGCCGTCACTGGGCAAGGTCTGGAAGGTGCGCCACTTCATGACCCACCGGCTCCCCGGCGCGGCCAAGCGCTTCGCGGCCAACGACTTCGCCGAGCTGCGCGTGCTCTACGAGCGCTGGTCCCCCGGCTTCGCCTGGCCCGACGCCGAGTTCGAGGCCGCCAAGAACAGCTACTCCGCCCCTGGCGGCACGCAGCGCGCCCTCGACTACTACAAGTTCATCACGCCCAAGCCGCCCGCCGGGCACCTCGTGCGCCTGCCCATGCCCTCGCTCGTCATCGGGGGCCACACCGACGGCGCGATGAAGGCGGAGGACTTCGAGGGCTGCAAGGGGCGCTTCACCGGTCCCATCGAGGTCGCCATGGTCCCGGGCGGACACTTCCTGCACCGCGAGCACCCCGAGGAGTTCCTCGCCGTGCTGCTGCCGTTCCTGAAGGAAGGCGCGTAG
- a CDS encoding Rpn family recombination-promoting nuclease/putative transposase, which yields MAKHDALFKRIFSTPEHAAGELRTILPGSLVTQLDLDKLEVVEGSFVSKELRLRHTDLLFRVPFRNPRHGQRYAYVYVLLEHQSRADPDMPFRILEYVVRIWAKLRADEPQRGTLPLVVPLVVHHGARAWSAPRSVHAMVEGLAEHPELRRFVPNLDLLIDDLAVASNAELMGRPLAPVARVASWLLRDGRDVHAILAHLEFWAALLTLVAERHPDELEALLRYILLAAGEQSVEDVRRAILIHVPTAEGPLASAGEQLIQQGREQGLQQGLQQGLQQGIQRGREQGIQQGRQEGSLAALRATLRNLLSVRFGSLDAALDARVDAAAGPELEQMLVRVLTAASAEEVLGDG from the coding sequence ATGGCGAAGCACGACGCGCTGTTCAAGAGGATCTTCTCGACCCCCGAGCACGCGGCCGGCGAGCTGCGCACCATACTCCCGGGCTCGCTCGTGACCCAGCTGGACCTCGACAAGCTGGAGGTGGTGGAGGGCAGCTTCGTGTCCAAGGAGCTGCGCCTGCGGCACACCGACCTGCTCTTCCGGGTGCCCTTCCGCAATCCACGCCATGGGCAGCGGTACGCGTACGTCTACGTCCTGCTGGAGCACCAGAGCCGGGCCGATCCGGACATGCCGTTCCGCATCCTCGAGTACGTGGTGCGCATCTGGGCCAAGCTCCGCGCCGACGAGCCGCAGCGGGGGACGCTGCCGCTAGTGGTCCCGCTAGTGGTCCACCACGGCGCCCGCGCGTGGAGCGCGCCCAGGTCCGTGCACGCCATGGTGGAGGGCCTGGCCGAGCACCCTGAGCTGCGGCGCTTCGTGCCCAACCTCGACCTGCTGATCGACGACCTCGCCGTGGCCAGCAACGCGGAGCTGATGGGCCGCCCGCTCGCACCCGTCGCCCGGGTGGCCTCCTGGCTGCTGCGCGATGGCCGCGATGTTCATGCCATCCTCGCCCACTTGGAGTTCTGGGCCGCGCTGCTCACCCTCGTGGCGGAACGGCACCCAGATGAACTCGAAGCGCTGCTGCGCTACATTCTCTTGGCGGCGGGCGAGCAGTCTGTCGAAGATGTCCGCCGCGCCATCCTGATACACGTCCCCACCGCGGAGGGTCCCTTGGCATCAGCCGGTGAACAACTCATTCAGCAAGGCCGCGAGCAGGGCCTACAGCAGGGCCTGCAGCAAGGCCTGCAGCAAGGCATCCAGCGTGGTCGCGAGCAGGGCATCCAGCAAGGCAGGCAGGAGGGCTCTCTGGCTGCCCTGCGGGCCACGTTGCGCAACCTGCTGAGCGTGCGGTTCGGTTCGCTCGACGCTGCGCTCGATGCGCGTGTCGACGCCGCGGCCGGGCCCGAGCTGGAGCAGATGCTCGTTCGCGTGCTGACCGCCGCAAGCGCCGAGGAGGTCCTGGGCGACGGCTGA
- a CDS encoding IS110 family transposase — protein MDHIGIDVHKASTQVCIQGADGELQEFRIPTTRDRLIETFGAMAPGKVLLEASTESEWVARCLERVGHEVVVADPGFAPMYATRSRKVKTDRRDARCLAEACQLGAYRAAHRTSDASRHLRDLVLARKLQVRMRSQTIVTLRSILRREGFRLRSGGVASFRTRLEELELPAETAEVMAPLLDLIDTLTASIKQSERGVADQLALHPRAARLTTVPGIGPVTAITFHATMDDSSRFASARAVRAYLGLVPSERSSGEKRQLGHITKRGQTELRSLLVEAAWRIVRSTSDDTLAMRNWAAGITARRGRAIAVVALARKLAGVLFVMWRDEHDFAPRRTNTQPPRPLAASAA, from the coding sequence ATGGACCACATAGGCATCGACGTTCACAAGGCTAGCACTCAGGTCTGCATCCAGGGAGCGGACGGTGAGCTGCAGGAGTTTCGGATCCCGACGACTCGTGACCGGCTCATCGAGACGTTCGGCGCGATGGCGCCCGGCAAGGTGCTGTTGGAGGCCTCGACGGAGAGCGAGTGGGTCGCGCGATGTCTCGAGCGGGTGGGCCACGAGGTGGTAGTCGCCGACCCGGGATTCGCGCCGATGTACGCCACACGGAGCCGGAAGGTGAAGACCGACCGACGCGACGCACGGTGCCTCGCGGAGGCATGCCAGCTGGGCGCGTACCGGGCGGCCCATCGGACGTCTGACGCGAGCCGTCACCTGCGCGACTTGGTGCTAGCGCGCAAGCTGCAAGTTCGCATGCGTAGCCAGACGATTGTCACGTTGCGGTCCATTCTGCGGCGAGAAGGGTTTCGGCTTCGGAGCGGTGGTGTCGCATCCTTTCGGACGCGGCTGGAGGAACTCGAATTACCCGCGGAGACCGCGGAGGTCATGGCGCCGCTGCTGGACCTCATCGACACGCTCACCGCTTCCATCAAGCAATCGGAACGCGGTGTCGCGGACCAGCTCGCGCTGCACCCCCGGGCAGCCCGACTCACGACCGTGCCGGGCATCGGGCCGGTCACGGCCATCACCTTCCACGCCACGATGGACGACAGCAGCCGCTTTGCGTCTGCCCGTGCCGTCCGCGCGTACCTCGGCCTTGTCCCCTCCGAGCGCAGCAGCGGCGAGAAGCGGCAGCTTGGCCACATCACCAAACGCGGTCAGACCGAGCTCCGGAGCCTGCTCGTCGAGGCCGCCTGGCGCATCGTGCGCAGCACCAGTGACGACACACTCGCGATGCGCAACTGGGCGGCCGGCATCACCGCACGCAGAGGCCGCGCCATCGCGGTCGTGGCGCTCGCCCGCAAACTCGCGGGCGTCCTCTTCGTGATGTGGCGTGACGAGCACGACTTCGCGCCTCGGCGCACGAACACGCAGCCCCCAAGACCTTTGGCCGCTTCGGCGGCCTGA
- a CDS encoding transposase produces MRALAKLVRGFVREAILPAFDAGTLVLPPDEVEPVRRALFETRWHVYAKAPFAGAQQVFGYLGRYTHRVGVSNARLIRYDGEAVTFATKDGKTCTQNAVDFLARLLRHTLPRGFHKIRHAGLVSTNHVRALSLARAQAALAGASTSARGVELDARQSPRTWVELMLALHGRDPLRCPHCDTQLLVLPLSTSMPTRVEGIDSS; encoded by the coding sequence GTGAGGGCTCTCGCCAAGCTCGTCCGAGGCTTCGTGCGTGAGGCCATCCTGCCGGCGTTCGACGCGGGCACGCTGGTGTTGCCGCCCGACGAGGTGGAGCCCGTGCGGCGCGCGCTCTTCGAGACGAGGTGGCACGTCTACGCGAAGGCGCCGTTCGCGGGGGCGCAGCAGGTCTTCGGTTACCTCGGGCGCTACACGCATCGCGTCGGCGTCTCGAACGCCCGCCTCATCCGCTACGACGGCGAGGCGGTGACCTTCGCCACCAAGGACGGGAAGACCTGCACGCAGAACGCGGTGGACTTCCTCGCTCGCCTCCTGCGCCACACCTTGCCCAGGGGCTTCCACAAGATCCGTCATGCTGGCCTCGTCTCCACCAATCACGTCCGCGCCCTCTCCCTCGCGCGCGCACAGGCCGCTCTCGCTGGCGCCTCGACGTCTGCACGTGGGGTGGAGCTCGACGCGCGCCAGAGCCCGCGCACTTGGGTCGAACTCATGCTGGCCCTCCACGGCCGTGACCCATTGCGCTGCCCCCACTGCGACACGCAGCTGCTCGTGCTCCCGTTGTCGACGTCGATGCCGACGCGCGTTGAAGGGATCGACTCGTCATGA
- a CDS encoding ATP-binding protein produces the protein MATPRRLDMDLEAALKKLRLGQMIPTLLERIMLAEKSKMAFEELLLLLLRDEIDRRDSTATARRAKDAGLNPDMRIERWDESAKVSFDQRVLRELLCLRFIPEGRNAVILGPVGVGKTFLATAIGHAACRHRFQVAMTRADDLLRRLKQSRMDNSRDALMIELTTVDLLIIDDFALEPMTRDESRDVYQLFVERNGRVATIITSNRDTSEWIAAFDDVLLAQSAVDRFINSAYDLVVEGESYRARLKPTIDAAEPLPGTPVTKPDLPIRRRKR, from the coding sequence ATGGCGACACCACGACGACTCGACATGGACCTCGAGGCCGCGCTCAAGAAGCTCCGCCTCGGCCAGATGATCCCCACGTTGCTCGAGCGAATCATGCTCGCCGAGAAGAGCAAGATGGCGTTCGAGGAGCTGCTGCTCCTCCTGCTTCGCGACGAGATCGATCGACGCGACAGCACCGCCACGGCGCGGCGCGCGAAGGACGCGGGGCTGAACCCGGACATGAGAATCGAACGCTGGGACGAGTCCGCGAAGGTCTCGTTCGACCAGCGCGTCTTGCGCGAGCTGCTCTGCCTGCGCTTCATCCCCGAAGGACGCAACGCCGTCATCCTCGGCCCCGTCGGCGTCGGCAAGACGTTCCTCGCCACCGCCATCGGACACGCCGCGTGTCGACATCGGTTCCAGGTCGCGATGACCCGCGCGGACGACCTGCTGCGACGACTCAAGCAGAGCCGCATGGACAACTCACGGGACGCGCTGATGATCGAGCTCACGACCGTCGACCTGCTCATCATCGACGACTTCGCGCTCGAGCCCATGACACGCGACGAGAGCCGCGACGTCTATCAGCTCTTCGTCGAGCGCAACGGTCGAGTCGCCACGATCATCACCAGCAACCGCGACACGAGCGAGTGGATCGCGGCGTTCGACGACGTCCTGCTCGCCCAGAGCGCCGTCGACCGATTCATCAACAGCGCCTACGACCTCGTCGTCGAAGGTGAGTCCTACCGGGCTCGCCTCAAGCCAACGATCGATGCCGCCGAGCCGCTACCAGGAACGCCCGTCACCAAGCCAGACCTACCGATCCGTCGCCGCAAGCGGTAG
- a CDS encoding IS21 family transposase, translating into MRRLQMAYRELKMIEVKEVLRRFEAGHGLRQIARETGLDRKTVRRYVDASTRAEGTDDARVQQMVQEVQGRPAPAPSEPRRVLDAHRERIHGWLFPEKPGQRALRLTKVHTLLARHGVDVTYATLCRWAHDELGWRERKPTVRVDDPPPGEEAQVDFGKMGTIFDHDTGKPRALWCLVVTLTCSRMQFVWPTFEQTTAAICEGLDEAWKFFGGVVARVVIDNPKTMVIEPHATAPRFNDTFLEYAQARGFFADPARVRHPKDKPRVENQVPFVRESWFDGEQFKGLEDTRRSALQWCRDVAEREHGTTRRIVREHFEQEEKPKLKPAPTTTFDVPRWTEAKVHPDHHVQISKALYSVPSKYIGRTLRVREDRQLVRLYLGGELIKTHARQRPGHRSTDPNDYPIGKDGYATRSLDNLLEQSRVKGEHVGEYMSRLIDGPLPWTRMRQGYQLLRLCDRYGRERVDAACAHALSFDVLDVPRVAKLLQRAFEMEASAEDRGALARLDQHPRFGRERDAFQTRRDGASKPKGDE; encoded by the coding sequence GTGCGACGACTCCAGATGGCCTATCGGGAGCTGAAGATGATCGAAGTGAAAGAGGTGCTGCGCCGTTTCGAAGCGGGGCATGGGCTGCGGCAGATCGCCCGCGAGACGGGGCTGGACCGCAAGACGGTGCGACGGTACGTGGACGCATCGACGCGCGCGGAGGGGACCGACGATGCGCGGGTGCAGCAGATGGTGCAGGAGGTGCAGGGTCGACCAGCACCAGCGCCGAGCGAGCCACGTCGCGTGCTCGATGCCCACCGAGAGCGCATCCATGGGTGGCTGTTCCCGGAGAAGCCGGGGCAGCGCGCGCTGAGACTGACGAAGGTGCACACGCTGCTCGCGCGTCACGGGGTCGACGTGACCTATGCGACGCTGTGCCGTTGGGCCCACGACGAGCTCGGCTGGCGGGAGCGGAAGCCGACCGTCCGCGTCGACGACCCACCGCCAGGCGAAGAGGCGCAGGTGGACTTCGGCAAGATGGGGACGATCTTCGACCACGACACCGGGAAGCCGCGCGCGCTCTGGTGCCTGGTGGTGACGTTGACGTGCAGCCGGATGCAGTTCGTCTGGCCGACGTTCGAGCAGACGACAGCCGCGATCTGCGAGGGTCTCGACGAGGCGTGGAAGTTCTTCGGTGGCGTCGTCGCGCGCGTGGTCATCGACAACCCGAAGACGATGGTGATCGAGCCGCACGCCACTGCTCCGAGATTCAACGACACGTTCTTGGAGTATGCGCAGGCCCGCGGGTTCTTCGCGGACCCCGCGCGCGTGCGGCACCCGAAGGACAAGCCGCGCGTCGAGAATCAGGTCCCGTTCGTCCGAGAGAGCTGGTTCGACGGGGAGCAGTTCAAGGGCCTCGAGGACACGCGTCGCAGCGCGCTGCAGTGGTGTCGCGACGTCGCCGAGCGTGAGCACGGGACGACGAGGCGGATCGTGAGAGAGCACTTCGAGCAGGAGGAGAAGCCCAAGCTGAAGCCGGCGCCGACGACGACCTTCGACGTTCCTCGCTGGACCGAAGCGAAGGTGCATCCGGACCATCACGTGCAGATCTCGAAGGCGCTGTACTCAGTGCCGAGCAAGTACATCGGCCGGACCTTGCGTGTGCGGGAGGACCGTCAGTTGGTGCGGCTCTACCTCGGTGGCGAGCTGATCAAGACGCACGCGCGGCAACGCCCTGGTCATCGTTCGACGGACCCCAACGACTACCCAATCGGCAAGGATGGATACGCCACGCGCAGCCTCGACAACCTCCTCGAACAGAGTCGCGTCAAGGGCGAGCACGTCGGCGAGTACATGTCGCGGCTGATCGATGGTCCGCTCCCGTGGACCCGCATGCGACAGGGCTACCAGCTCCTCCGTCTCTGCGACCGCTATGGCCGTGAGCGCGTCGACGCCGCGTGCGCGCACGCACTCTCGTTCGACGTCCTCGACGTGCCACGGGTGGCGAAGCTGCTTCAGCGGGCGTTCGAGATGGAGGCGAGCGCCGAGGACCGCGGTGCTCTCGCGCGTCTCGATCAACACCCGCGGTTCGGCCGAGAACGTGATGCCTTCCAGACTCGTCGCGACGGCGCGAGCAAGCCGAAGGGAGACGAGTGA
- a CDS encoding DUF429 domain-containing protein, whose protein sequence is MTTILALDAAWTATEPSGVALVTRDAARWRVVAAAPSYNSFLGLAEGTPIQWAAERFTGCDANVPKLLAASAKLAGVEVDLVTIDMPVSLNAFTGRREADNAISREFGSRGCAAHSPSVARPGKLGESLSAAFRNAGYRVAGADTQVSTPRRLLEVYPHPALLALLECSYRVQYKVSKSTRYWPREPLRQRIAYLLHEFARIHEALHQALGPIGVPLPAADDVPSLNSLKRYEDVLDALVCAWVGVRYMEGGARPLGDEAAAIWCPSSRA, encoded by the coding sequence GTGACCACCATCCTTGCGCTCGATGCTGCATGGACCGCTACGGAACCGAGTGGCGTTGCGCTGGTGACCCGCGACGCGGCGCGCTGGCGAGTCGTCGCCGCTGCTCCCAGCTACAACTCTTTCTTGGGACTCGCGGAGGGGACTCCGATTCAGTGGGCTGCCGAAAGGTTCACTGGATGCGACGCCAACGTTCCGAAACTGTTGGCAGCTTCTGCCAAGCTCGCAGGTGTCGAAGTGGACCTCGTCACGATCGACATGCCGGTGTCGCTCAACGCGTTCACGGGTCGGCGTGAAGCGGACAATGCGATCTCTCGGGAGTTTGGGAGCCGAGGGTGTGCGGCTCATTCACCGAGCGTTGCGAGGCCCGGCAAACTGGGTGAGTCGCTCTCGGCCGCGTTCCGCAACGCTGGCTATCGCGTCGCAGGTGCAGACACCCAGGTCTCGACCCCTCGGCGTTTGCTTGAGGTCTATCCCCATCCAGCTCTGTTGGCGCTGCTGGAGTGCAGCTACCGGGTGCAGTACAAGGTGTCGAAGTCGACCCGCTACTGGCCTCGTGAACCGCTGCGGCAGCGAATCGCGTACCTCCTCCACGAGTTCGCCCGAATCCACGAGGCGCTTCACCAAGCCCTAGGGCCAATCGGTGTGCCCCTGCCGGCAGCGGATGACGTCCCCTCGCTCAACTCGCTCAAACGATACGAGGATGTTCTCGATGCGCTCGTTTGTGCCTGGGTCGGGGTTCGGTACATGGAGGGTGGTGCGCGGCCGCTGGGAGACGAGGCAGCAGCGATTTGGTGCCCCAGTTCGAGAGCCTAA
- a CDS encoding IS3 family transposase (programmed frameshift): MGRYSSEFKQSMIRKLMLPGGPSATALAETSGVSQATLSRWLREAASVALVANDTDKKPPPREGRRPEDWAPDERLRVVRETAGLTGSELGVYLRREGLHEATVTEWREQALAALGGSRARTKEQKRIRELERELNRKEKALAETAALLVLGKKSPRALGGRGRRHAGEERQVILSLVDEAVRSGARHHKACEVIELPARTLQRWRKQGPDGGDDRRKGSHTPPANKLSEAERAKVVEVATSEAMRDLSPRQIVPRLADQGDYVGSESTFYRVLKQLGLMTHRGPVKARTNTRPKARAATGPNQLLCWDITYLPAAVRGTFFYLYVFLDVWSRKIVGWGVNDEESDSFAAQLLHATCDQLGVRSKGIVLHSDNGSPMKGATMLAMMTSLGIVSSFSRPRVSDDNPFIEALFRTLKYRPDHPTSRFQSLEEAVAAIEAFVRWYNHEHLHSAIGFVTPQARHVGADLPILAHRRLVYEQAHAKHPERWTRNIRPWDRPEVVHLNPDRPAITVSPTVGNAA; this comes from the exons ATGGGTCGATATTCGAGCGAGTTCAAACAGAGCATGATCCGGAAGCTGATGCTTCCAGGCGGGCCGTCCGCGACGGCGCTGGCAGAGACCAGTGGGGTGTCGCAGGCGACCCTCTCGCGGTGGTTGCGAGAAGCGGCTAGCGTGGCACTCGTGGCAAACGACACAGACAAGAAGCCGCCCCCTCGGGAGGGCCGCCGCCCAGAAGACTGGGCTCCGGACGAACGGCTCCGGGTGGTGCGAGAGACTGCGGGGCTGACGGGCTCGGAGCTCGGCGTGTATCTGCGCCGGGAGGGTCTGCACGAAGCCACCGTGACCGAGTGGCGGGAGCAGGCGCTGGCTGCCCTCGGGGGCAGCCGTGCACGCACGAAGGAGCAGAAGCGCATCCGCGAGCTCGAGCGCGAACTCAACCGCAAGGAGAAGGCGCTGGCGGAGACGGCGGCGCTGCTGGTGCTCG GCAAAAAAAGTCCACGCGCTCTGGGGGGACGAGGACGACGACACGCCGGGGAGGAGCGGCAAGTGATCCTCTCCCTCGTCGACGAAGCCGTCCGCTCCGGAGCGCGTCACCACAAGGCCTGCGAGGTCATCGAGCTGCCCGCGCGGACGCTCCAGCGCTGGCGTAAGCAAGGCCCTGATGGTGGCGACGACCGCCGAAAGGGGTCGCACACGCCGCCCGCGAACAAGCTGAGCGAGGCGGAGCGCGCGAAGGTCGTGGAGGTCGCGACCAGCGAAGCCATGCGCGACCTCTCGCCGCGACAGATCGTGCCGCGCCTGGCCGACCAGGGCGACTACGTGGGCTCGGAGTCCACCTTCTACCGGGTGCTCAAACAGCTGGGGCTGATGACCCACCGCGGCCCCGTGAAGGCACGCACGAACACGCGCCCGAAGGCACGCGCTGCCACCGGCCCGAACCAGTTGCTCTGCTGGGACATCACCTACCTGCCCGCTGCGGTCCGCGGCACCTTCTTCTACCTCTACGTCTTCCTCGACGTGTGGAGCCGGAAGATCGTGGGCTGGGGCGTCAACGACGAGGAGTCGGACAGCTTCGCTGCACAGCTCCTGCACGCCACCTGCGACCAGCTCGGCGTGAGGAGCAAGGGCATCGTCCTGCACTCGGACAACGGCTCGCCCATGAAGGGCGCGACCATGCTCGCGATGATGACCTCCCTCGGCATCGTGTCGTCCTTCAGCCGGCCCCGGGTGAGCGATGACAACCCCTTCATCGAGGCGCTCTTCCGCACTCTGAAGTACCGACCAGACCACCCCACCAGCCGCTTCCAGTCCTTGGAGGAAGCCGTCGCCGCCATCGAAGCCTTCGTGCGCTGGTACAACCACGAGCACCTGCACTCCGCCATCGGCTTCGTCACCCCGCAGGCCCGTCACGTGGGCGCCGACCTCCCCATCCTCGCTCACCGCCGCCTCGTCTACGAGCAGGCCCACGCCAAGCACCCAGAGCGCTGGACCCGCAACATCCGGCCGTGGGACCGGCCCGAAGTCGTCCACCTCAACCCCGACCGGCCCGCGATCACCGTCTCACCCACGGTGGGCAACGCCGCTTGA